In Cryptomeria japonica chromosome 10, Sugi_1.0, whole genome shotgun sequence, a genomic segment contains:
- the LOC131034863 gene encoding transcription termination factor MTERF6, chloroplastic/mitochondrial-like — translation MLCRKLFVLPFHFRNAYSTLFNTHAYSQNLFSHFASTKFNISAAHITRIFKRNPYLQRLQTLDKVEQFVHMLNRCGCSEVQIAKIMMAHPQMISTSVERISEPKIKLLEDFGFQGETLAKLLASNPSILRISLENDLLPKMEFLKNLFQSQEFLIKSLLRAPFICSYNLEKTLKPSVVFWERWGFQGTELVRLIRINPFILQRSSLTPAQADLIREIGVDKGSKMFKYIVNVVATSRKETLKAKIENFQLCGLSAEETWQVLRAAPLVLGFSKVKVRETMNFVVKDMELPANYIVKHSCLLHLNLEKIMRPRFLVWQKIKDMNGPSLSLLSVLKMTEERFVRNIIRGHPESTTLWTVYENAISKASSHTKSSIHC, via the coding sequence ATGTTATGCCGTAAACTGTTTGTTTTACCATTCCATTTTCGCAATGCCTATTCAACCCTTTTCAATACCCATGCTTATTCTCAGAACCTCTTTTCACACTTTGCCTCCACCAAATTTAACATCTCTGCGGCCCACATCACTCGGATTTTTAAACGAAATCCCTACTTGCAGAGGCTTCAAACCCTCGACAAGGTCGAGCAGTTTGTTCATATGTTGAACAGATGCGGCTGCTCTGAAGTCCAAATTGCTAAGATAATGATGGCACATCCGCAAATGATCAGCACAAGTGTAGAAAGaatatcggaacccaaaatcaAACTGCTGGAAGATTTCGGCTTTCAAGGTGAAACTCTGGCGAAGCTTTTGGCGAGCAATCCAAGCATCTTGAGAATCAGCCTTGAGAACGACCTTCTTCCCAAGATGGAGTTTCTTAAGAATCTATTTCAGTCCCAGGAGTTCCTCATCAAATCCCTGCTTAGAGCACCCTTCATTTGCAGTTATAACCTAGAGAAGACCCTGAAGCCCTCGGTTGTTTTCTGGGAGAGATGGGGTTTTCAGGGCACGGAGCTCGTGCGACTCATACGGATAAATCCATTCATTCTGCAACGCTCTTCTCTAACGCCTGCCCAAGCTGATCTCATACGGGAGATAGGCGTCGACAAAGGAAGCAAGATGTTCAAATATATTGTTAATGTGGTAGCTACTAGCCGCAAGGAAACGCTGAAGGCCAAGATAGAGAATTTCCAACTTTGCGGGCTCTCGGCTGAAGAAACCTGGCAAGTATTGCGGGCTGCACCTCTAGTCCTTGGTTTTTCAAAGGTAAAAGTTCGTGAAACGATGAACTTTGTAGTTAAAGACATGGAGCTCCCTGCAAATTATATAGTGAAGCACTCCTGCTTGTTGCATTTAAATTTGGAAAAGATTATGAGGCCCAGGTTTCTAGTTTGGCAGAAAATCAAAGACATGAATGGCCCGAGCCTTTCTCTTTTGTCAGTATTGAAAATGACAGAGGAAAGGTTTGTTAGAAATATTATCAGAGGACATCCTGAATCTACAACACTGTGGACTGTTTATGAAAATGCCATCTCTAAGGCCTCCAGCCACACAAAGAGCTCAATCCACTGTTAA